aggtgcgccttatagtgcggacaatactgtaaatgaataaaacaaaacgtGGTCATCCTACCGAGCACCTTCAGCGGAGGCTCTTTCAAGCTGATGAGTGATTTGGCAAACGGGATGGAGATGGTCACATAATTATTTTGGTCGCTGAATAGCGGGCACTCCGGCAGAGTGAGGTACAACCTCAGAGCCTCGATGTCTGGAGGGGAGTTACTCAACCTAGGGAGAAGGTTCTTCTCCAGACTGGCAGCAATCTGAGGGAAACGATGAAATCAAGGTTAAAGCCCCTCGCCCAATTAATAATATCACATCACTGCCTGCATTTGAACAGCTTCTAAATCATATGCTACCTAATTCTAGATTATAATTCTTTATTATTCTACATGAAATATCATTTGTTTGATTATTGACAATTATATCTGACAGCTCATCAAATCAaaaatttctcaaaatgtcAGAATATTCCATGAGATCGATCTAAAAACAAGTTAAACTCCTGAGCAGTATGTTCATTCATGCCCCTCAGTCCGCGGTCGGGGCTTCTTTGTATGAATTACTGCATCAGCGTCACGGAGGTGATCGTCCTGTGTTCTGCTGAGGAGTTCTGGAGGGCTGCAGCCACCAGTGCTGCTTGTGAACTTTTCCCTGCCCTTCCAGTCGCCTCTCCATGAATATTTTTTGGTAAAACACTCACAGCACCTCAGAATCTCGAGTCGTGAAACCAGCCGTCACTTCGACACTTTTCAACTGAATCCAGAACAAACAGGGAAGTGGAGGAACCAGCCGTACTTTCTAGGTTAACCAGCTGGACTTTTTGGCGACCACTGACCTGCTGAGCGATCTCCGGGCGATCTTGCTGAACAACTCTGTGAAACAGGAGACGTGCCATGTTCATGTCTACCCCTGAACACTTGACGCTGGTACTGTAGTGATCTGGATGACTGTAAAAGAAGCAGACAGTTCATATGAGCACGTGTTCTATACAACGCTTTAGAGTCAAGCTGCACACTCAAACGATGACTAGGAAGACATAAACATATAATCAATTCTGGGAGGACGCCtgataaaatttatttatgacatctaaaatatttttgttattacgATATTTTTTGtccctgttgtttttgtttaaaaataaattaaaaataaataaatctaatgaAATAAtcccaacaaaaacacaaaaaaaattttttttacatttttttaaataaaaaaaaaggcttttaatTCCCATAAATGTGCTTCATGTGATTACCTTGTTGACAGGAAAGATCCATTGAGGCAGCTTGCTGAGGAGAACACGAGGTCAATCTCACTAAAGGAATCATAAGAGAGAGATCAACAACTGTGATCACAATTCACACCAACCTCCAGAAAAAACTTTAAAGCAACATCTCGAGTTAACCACATTATAACTCATTAATCACTCCATGCTTCTTCTTAAACTTTTTTTGAAACTGAGTTGTACACAGTCCTTCATTAATGAGAATAAAGTTTTAAATCACTGTGGTGTTAAATGGACGTCATGTCCACCCACCCCATCAGAACTGAactcaaacacaaataacaataaagaaCACGAGTTCAGCGAAGGTTCTTGTGAAAACAGGACTTTACTTGAAGATTTCTTGTGGAAGTCTTCCAGGTGAATGATTCAACCACTTTTGTATGAGGTTCTCATTAACGGTGCAAATCCTGTACAGATCTTGTATCCTCACGTCATCTATTCTCTGAAcattctacaaaaaaaataaaaaattatagttAAGAATGTGCAGTAAAAATCTCTCCATGAAAATATAACCTTATGTAAACTAAAGTTAGAGAGCACAAAGCAGAGAATTGTCCTTGAACAGCAGCATTAAACTTCCTTCCTGACCAGTTTCAGAGgacaattcatttatttcagtttgattCAAACGTCGCTTCTCGGGTTTGAACTTTAGAGAGTACAGCTGATGCACAGCTGAAATCAAACACCACCTTTACAAGTGAATTCTGTGCTTTGTACTGGATACAACAataatgtgggggggggggtgatctgtGATGCTCCTTCTTTTGTGTGGATGTAACCCGATATCAACTCGACATGATGTTAAAGCTCCTGTGGTCTGAGTGCGGATAAAGAAACCTCAGTGACACGGTTCGATGTGcagaagaacccccccccccattcatgAACACTCACACTGGCAGTGAGGCAATAGTGAGCAAAGCTCTGGTCTCCCCCAGCATAGATCCTCTTGACACAATACCCCTGCTCTGAGTCTGCAATgtcaaacaacaacagtcagaaaggaacggggggggggggtcattaaaCAACGGGACAGTCGAGCTCCATGGAAACGAGGTTGAGCGTGTCCTACCTGTGTCCATCATATCGGAGGTGACTATGAAGGGGCCTTTGATGGGGGTGGGGCTTTTCCTGTTGCACGTGGAACGAGTCCCCAGCTGCCCGTTCCCACCGAGCCCAAAAGAGTACATCTTTCCAGAGGAGGGGGTGAACGCCAGCGTGTGCTGCCTGATGTGGGACAGAAACCAGATGGTTGGAGGTCACTGAGGATTCAGTACAAATGAACAATGAAGGTTACCATCTAATGtgtcagagactgcagcatcctGCCACACCCCCGGATTCAacatgtgatgtgtttttttcattcatctttctatctgcaaccgTTGTGAAGACATGTggtggacgaacacacgaacacggACGATTACGATGCATCACCGCTTTGCTGGATGtaatgaacaaaaacagttCCCACAAATGTCGGAGCCAGAGAGAGTGACAGGACGCCTCACCTTCCACACGCGATCTGCGTGACGACGCTCCCCATCAGCTCAAACACTTTCCTCGGGTTGATTTCGTGGTTTGTACAGTTGTGTCCGAGCTGCCCGTACCCCCCCGCTCCGAATGTAAAAACACCTCCTTCCTATAAAATCAGCGACACCACTTGTTATGACGTCCCCAAGGACAAGAGAAGGGGGGCAGGGCTGAAACACTGACGCACACGGGAGAGCCTGTCCAGACCGGGGGCTGAATCCAAAAGACAGCTGGGACCTAAACGTCCCCCGATTGACCTACACACACGTTAAATTCTACTATgatcacaaaaaacagattcaaaTCAGCCACAAACTAGAGAACTTAACTTGGTTAACGCAGCGGTGTGATCTTCTCCACAGGAGATGTGAATCACCCTCTGTGATCGGAGGGACTTCAGCAGGGTGGGGGCAGCGCGATCTAAAAGAACCAAACACAACCTCGTGACGGTTCGTCCGATCGCACATCGGCGCAGGTTCGCACCACCCACCATTGCTGTCGTTGAGACCCAGCTGCCCGAACTTGTTGCGCCCCCAGCCGAACACCGCCCCTGAGAGAGTGAGGGCGAAACTGTGAGCGCCTCCCGCTGAGAGCTGGGCAAACGGAATGCCGTGCAGCGACTGGACCATCTGAGGCGTGGGAATGTTGTGTCTGGTTATCCCCAGCCCCAGTTGTCCGTATTTATTCTGGCCCCAAGAGAAGACTTGGCCTCCTGGGAGAAAAAGACGGAACACAAGAATGTCGACACACCTGAGGAGACGAACGAAGGGACGGACGTGACGGATCCGACAACACTCACCTCTTGAAAGTGCGTGAGAATGCCAATAACCACAGGCTACCTGAGCGATCGGTACATCGGACAAACCCTTGATATTCCTGCCGTTTAACAGGGAGACGTTAGATcgtgtcatcgtgtggacgtcAACACGTTTCACATTTACAcgctgacactttttttttacacgtttCACTCTCATACTGGTgcagaacaaaaatgaaaatcagtgtGAAGACATTACCGAGGCACGCGAACACATTCTTCAACGTTATTGAGACCCAGCTGTCCGTCTGAGCCGAGACCCCAGGAGAAGACCTGACCTTTGTCGTTCAGAGCCAGGGTGTGGGACGCTCCGCACGACACCCCAACTATGACCTGCGCGTCCAAGGCGGCGACATGTTCTGACACAAAACGAGACACGACAGAGCGATCACTCATTtcacagacaaataaataaacacacacaaaaagaaaaacccccCCAATCACCTGGTTTCTTCCTGGACTTCTCGTGGCCCAGCTGTCCCAGGTCGTTGCATCCACAGGTGTAGACCGTCCCATCCTCCAGCAGGAAGGCTGCGTGTCTGTGTCCACACCCCAGCTCACACACCGTCTTCCCGTGGAAGAATTCACATTTCCTCGGCTCCACCACTATCTCCTCATCAATCCCCCCCAAGCCTAACTGTCCGTAGGAAGCGTTTCCCCAGCACAACATGGTCACACCTCCGTGGGGCGACACACGCCAGCAGGATCCCCGCCCCTGTGAGGACACACCTGGAATCATGAAACCTTTCAAAAAGCCATAGTTGTGTTTTAAAGGGGGACTCCAGCCGGTGTCACCTAGCAAGGTAGCCCCACCAGGCGTGGACTACCCCACGTGATTACCGCCGGGGTAAAAACATGGAGGTGCAGACAGATTAAATACTGCATGAGGGATTGAAAGCGAtgcagctgcagagacaaacaaacgCTATTTTAAATACAGGTAACATGGGAACAAATTAGCCAAGTGGGCTACAGTTAAAATAAAGGCTGGCAGATGAGACAAGTTAGCGGAAATCACCAGCGCTCCACTTCCGGTTCTTTggaatttcaaattaaaagcgaATTGACATTTATTGTTCCAAATAAATGTATCGCCGCTAATATTTGTATTGAATGGGATTTATCCTACATAAGCGAGCTGGATAAAATGGTCGCCAACGTAGAATTTATTAATGAgtgtggtgtttgttttttgttttctttaatttaaacgacttattcaaacaggaagttggacCGAATGGAGGCGGATACTGACAGCCGGCCCCGTCGCTTGACTGGACTCCACCATACTGGTCAGGACTGATGCAACTGAACCATGATTGTTTGACATCACCTACCAAAAATGTGTTAATCTAGCGTTACAAACGTAAAATAATGACTTAAGGAAACAATTATAAAAAGCGACCGAACGTGGTTATTATGAACCCACTATTGTAGACAGCGCTATGATGCGAACAAGCCGAAATTAGTCACAACATTAAGTATTGAACTGGGGTTGAGTTCCTGTGAAGATAATAAACGCAGAGGAAGAACGAGTAAACATTTCAGATTGTCCACACGACTTCACGTTAACTTGTTTAGAGGCTAAATCTTACCAAACCCCGGAGTAACAGTTTTGACGTCGCTGTCTTCCAGGGTTTCACCTGCTAACAGGTCCGAGTCTCATGGCCACACATCGCAGTTCATAATAGGATTTAAATCACAGCAGTTGGGTCAGGTTCTTAATGTTCTTACTTGCACTGACTCCACAGCAGTCTGTGAACAACTGCTCTACGGCACCGAGGCTCCCGCTAGACAAGTTACCTGTGATACACCTGTACATCCGGTCTGAATAAGCGCTTCAACTCGTCCGGTATAACTACAGAGaccaggggggaaaaaacaagagtaactataatttcttttttaaccaCTTACCAAAATTACCtccatttaaaaatttaattcatttaaaagttATGGCGACGATAACCCGTTTcacaaatacttttaatttgaaggcaGAACCGATAAACAGGAAGTATTTTTTGTATTCATAATTTCACTTGATGGAGGCGGAGAAATGTCGCGACTCTTCCACAGTTTTCTCGACGGGGCGCTCAGGCGCATGCGCTCTCTGTAGACGTGTGGATGTGTAGGATGTGCTGTATGTGCGTTACTTCACCCCAACATGTCACGATGCATAGAAACATTGCTCTGTACTGTATACAGCATAGCCAGctacataaaaatgtaattagagGTGTTTTAATCCCTTGAGGCGATGCAGAAGtgataaatataatttccaCTAAgcagttaaattatttttgtttgttgaataTGGAACTATTGATCGAAGATCAGAGCATGGACCAAAAGAGAAAGCCATTAGATTTGGGTAGTGAGATCAGAATTTggattctatttatttattttttctaaaggATTATTCCCTCAAGTCGAACAAGGGTACCTGCCAGACTGTTGATTCTAATTTCATGGGTAATGCATTAAAATCCTCTGAGTTTTTCAACGAAATCATCATAAGATCTACCAACCAAACCAAATCCAGATTGGATCCAAATAACATTGTGGATCAGGCGATCCAGACTCATAAGGTCCACAGTAAATGCACTAATTTCAGAAAACCTAACGCTACTGACCGACAGAGAAGAATAAACTGTCTGAAGAAAGACCACCTTGTAAGGAGCCTTTTTGGCAAACAGTGCCCTACAAGTCATGTCATGCTTCATCAGACTTTACGCATGAACTAATCATGATATGGTTCAtgatatat
This is a stretch of genomic DNA from Antennarius striatus isolate MH-2024 chromosome 11, ASM4005453v1, whole genome shotgun sequence. It encodes these proteins:
- the herc4 gene encoding probable E3 ubiquitin-protein ligase HERC4 isoform X1, which translates into the protein MIPGVSSQGRGSCWRVSPHGGVTMLCWGNASYGQLGLGGIDEEIVVEPRKCEFFHGKTVCELGCGHRHAAFLLEDGTVYTCGCNDLGQLGHEKSRKKPEHVAALDAQVIVGVSCGASHTLALNDKGQVFSWGLGSDGQLGLNNVEECVRVPRNIKGLSDVPIAQVACGYWHSHALSRGGQVFSWGQNKYGQLGLGITRHNIPTPQMVQSLHGIPFAQLSAGGAHSFALTLSGAVFGWGRNKFGQLGLNDSNDRAAPTLLKSLRSQRVIHISCGEDHTAALTKEGGVFTFGAGGYGQLGHNCTNHEINPRKVFELMGSVVTQIACGRQHTLAFTPSSGKMYSFGLGGNGQLGTRSTCNRKSPTPIKGPFIVTSDMMDTDSEQGYCVKRIYAGGDQSFAHYCLTASNVQRIDDVRIQDLYRICTVNENLIQKWLNHSPGRLPQEIFNEIDLVFSSASCLNGSFLSTSHPDHYSTSVKCSGVDMNMARLLFHRVVQQDRPEIAQQIAASLEKNLLPRLSNSPPDIEALRLYLTLPECPLFSDQNNYVTISIPFAKSLISLKEPPLKVLGYWWSGFEPSVFQRLVELYKEVVVYLLQMRKVGIPSVEQRIFSCFLDTSLRLLEVLHTVSERSGHIIQYDKFYIHELDDLIDIRNDYVTWIQRQMYPSGHDSVVTLCRYPFVFDAQAKTTLLQTDAVIQMQMAVDQAQMQNFSSMFMPAVESVNPCLIVIVRRDNIVGDTMEVLRKSKNVDYKKPLKVIFVGEEAVDAGGVRKEFFLLIMKELLDPKYGMFRYYEESRLIWFSNKTFEDHDLFNLIGVICGLAIYNLTIVELHFPVALYKKLLKRKPALDDLKELTPDVGRSLQMLLDYTEDDFEETFCLNFTITEDNYGATEVLELVPNGKDITVNKSNRQEFVCAYVDYIFNTSVAPLFECFYAGFHKVCGGKVLELFQPNELQAMVIGNNNYDWMELQKTTEYKGEYWTDHPTIKLFWEVFHNLPLEKKKQFLLFLTGSDRIPILGMKSLKLVIQPTCGGEHYLPVAHTCFNLLDLPKYTSLETLQEKLLQAIDHNQGFNLA
- the herc4 gene encoding probable E3 ubiquitin-protein ligase HERC4 isoform X2: MLCWGNASYGQLGLGGIDEEIVVEPRKCEFFHGKTVCELGCGHRHAAFLLEDGTVYTCGCNDLGQLGHEKSRKKPEHVAALDAQVIVGVSCGASHTLALNDKGQVFSWGLGSDGQLGLNNVEECVRVPRNIKGLSDVPIAQVACGYWHSHALSRGGQVFSWGQNKYGQLGLGITRHNIPTPQMVQSLHGIPFAQLSAGGAHSFALTLSGAVFGWGRNKFGQLGLNDSNDRAAPTLLKSLRSQRVIHISCGEDHTAALTKEGGVFTFGAGGYGQLGHNCTNHEINPRKVFELMGSVVTQIACGRQHTLAFTPSSGKMYSFGLGGNGQLGTRSTCNRKSPTPIKGPFIVTSDMMDTDSEQGYCVKRIYAGGDQSFAHYCLTASNVQRIDDVRIQDLYRICTVNENLIQKWLNHSPGRLPQEIFNEIDLVFSSASCLNGSFLSTSHPDHYSTSVKCSGVDMNMARLLFHRVVQQDRPEIAQQIAASLEKNLLPRLSNSPPDIEALRLYLTLPECPLFSDQNNYVTISIPFAKSLISLKEPPLKVLGYWWSGFEPSVFQRLVELYKEVVVYLLQMRKVGIPSVEQRIFSCFLDTSLRLLEVLHTVSERSGHIIQYDKFYIHELDDLIDIRNDYVTWIQRQMYPSGHDSVVTLCRYPFVFDAQAKTTLLQTDAVIQMQMAVDQAQMQNFSSMFMPAVESVNPCLIVIVRRDNIVGDTMEVLRKSKNVDYKKPLKVIFVGEEAVDAGGVRKEFFLLIMKELLDPKYGMFRYYEESRLIWFSNKTFEDHDLFNLIGVICGLAIYNLTIVELHFPVALYKKLLKRKPALDDLKELTPDVGRSLQMLLDYTEDDFEETFCLNFTITEDNYGATEVLELVPNGKDITVNKSNRQEFVCAYVDYIFNTSVAPLFECFYAGFHKVCGGKVLELFQPNELQAMVIGNNNYDWMELQKTTEYKGEYWTDHPTIKLFWEVFHNLPLEKKKQFLLFLTGSDRIPILGMKSLKLVIQPTCGGEHYLPVAHTCFNLLDLPKYTSLETLQEKLLQAIDHNQGFNLA
- the herc4 gene encoding probable E3 ubiquitin-protein ligase HERC4 isoform X3, producing the protein MIPGVSSQGRGSCWRVSPHGGVTMLCWGNASYGQLGLGGIDEEIVVEPRKCEFFHGKTVCELGCGHRHAAFLLEDGTVYTCGCNDLGQLGHEKSRKKPEHVAALDAQVIVGVSCGASHTLALNDKGQVFSWGLGSDGQLGLNNVEECVRVPRNIKGLSDVPIAQVACGYWHSHALSRGGQVFSWGQNKYGQLGLGITRHNIPTPQMVQSLHGIPFAQLSAGGAHSFALTLSGAVFGWGRNKFGQLGLNDSNDRAAPTLLKSLRSQRVIHISCGEDHTAALTKEGGVFTFGAGGYGQLGHNCTNHEINPRKVFELMGSVVTQIACGRQHTLAFTPSSGKMYSFGLGGNGQLGTRSTCNRKSPTPIKGPFIVTSDMMDTDSEQGYCVKRIYAGGDQSFAHYCLTASNVQRIDDVRIQDLYRICTVNENLIQKWLNHSPGRLPQEIFNEIDLVFSSASCLNGSFLSTSHPDHYSTSVKCSGVDMNMARLLFHRVVQQDRPEIAQQIAASLEKNLLPRLSNSPPDIEALRLYLTLPECPLFSDQNNYVTISIPFAKSLISLKEPPLKVLGYWWSGFEPSVFQRLVELYKEVVVYLLQMRKVGIPSVEQRIFSCFLDTSLRLLEVLHTVSERSGHIIQYDKFYIHELDDLIDIRNDYVTWIQRQMYPSGHDSVVTLCRYPFVFDAQAKTTLLQTDAVIQMQMAVDQAQMQNFSSMFMPAVESVNPCLIVIVRRDNIVGDTMEVLRKSKNVDYKKPLKVIFVGEEAVDAGGVRKEFFLLIMKELLDPKYGMFRYYEESRLIWFSNKTFEDHDLFNLIGVICGLAIYNLTIVELHFPVALYKKLLKRKPALDDLKELTPDVGRSLQMLLDYTEDDFEETFCLNFTITEDNYGATEVLELVPNGKDITVNKSNRQEFVCAYVDYIFNTSVAPLFECFYAGFHKVCGGKVLELFQPNELQAMVIGNNNYDWMELQKTTEYKGEYWTDHPTIKLFWEVFHNLPLEKKKQFLSQHCSSLSDVPHPTISPEGFFVSCL